From the bacterium genome, the window TAATTCCACTCCGGCTCCTCGCGCCAGTAGGTGTCCTCAAACTGGTGCTGGATGTAAAACAGCCACACCCCCAGCGTCCCGGCGATCAGGATCACCGGCAGCTGCACCTTGAGCAGCGCGCTCCAGCCGATGAGCGCCGCGGCCGCCACCGCCAGTCCGATGATCAACGCATTGGTCAGCATCACGCTGCGCCACTCGCGCTTCCATGACCACGGCATGTCCAGCGGCAGACGATGCTTCAGCAGGAACTGGTAGGCGGGCCCGACGACAAACAAGGTCAGGGGATGACGGTACACCCGGTATCCCAACCGCCGCCACCGGCTCAGTTCCCGGTATTCGGCGACCGTCAGCGTCGTCACATCGCCGAAATCGCGACGGTCCAGATTCCCCGAGGTCGCGTGATGGATGGCGTGTGTGCGCCGCCAATAATCGTAGGGCGTGAAGGTCAGCACTCCGAGAATCGTGCCGAGGAAGTTGTTCCACGATTGCTTCGGGAAAAACGACCCATGCCCGCAATCGTGCTGGAAGATGAACAACCGCACCAGGAACGCGCCGGTCGGCACCGCGAGAAGCAGCGTGAGCCAGTATGAATACTCCAGACTCCGGTACGTCGCATACCAGAGCAGGGCAAACGGTCCGGCGGTGTTGATTAACTGCCACAGACTGCGCTTGACCTCGGGACGGATGTAGGATGTCAGTGACGGAGGCGGGGCTTCAACGTCGGCGAAG encodes:
- a CDS encoding fatty acid desaturase; translated protein: FADVEAPPPSLTSYIRPEVKRSLWQLINTAGPFALLWYATYRSLEYSYWLTLLLAVPTGAFLVRLFIFQHDCGHGSFFPKQSWNNFLGTILGVLTFTPYDYWRRTHAIHHATSGNLDRRDFGDVTTLTVAEYRELSRWRRLGYRVYRHPLTLFVVGPAYQFLLKHRLPLDMPWSWKREWRSVMLTNALIIGLAVAAAALIGWSALLKVQLPVILIAGTLGVWLFYIQHQFEDTYWREEPEWNYREASLRGSSYYDLPPALNWLTGNIGVHHVHHLCSRIPNYRLHQALAENEFLQKNVTRLTLRDSLRCVGFKLWDEETRQMVGFDER